A window of Argopecten irradians isolate NY chromosome 14, Ai_NY, whole genome shotgun sequence contains these coding sequences:
- the LOC138307501 gene encoding LOW QUALITY PROTEIN: uncharacterized protein (The sequence of the model RefSeq protein was modified relative to this genomic sequence to represent the inferred CDS: deleted 1 base in 1 codon), translating into MSDQGELYGDSWILYHVLDRLMGNQEMVAIRRKLELIKEQILNTSIPHTNKIGTGSKAEGVDNLGSDSDYMIINNTVVVICPGQDTSSRSDIADKTVFIMRDANSRPGYVKLELDRLGDRVINIIIQSIVPVYDLKFISSDMYKESFTDFNRYLYQIPAQTHGPATTLLNTQSKIGTDIDYVYGFRCNSWPREADEWVSRPRLHGWPGKGLIDQIVEDGCYLVPVGDRTSPDTFLQWRISFAPAECKLIHSVSHVQFLVYCLLKYFLKQISGMLKQIYGDEDILSSYIIKTVLFHALESTPKSFWQEKNIFLCFLLCLNILTSWVKTAYCPNYFISKNNMFLGKVHGDIQENLLHFLVYLHDMGWGCLSIGTFFRQSIGQFIRHVKHGDWEIVLATPAELERDCDFEIMRQTITLNVGVNETFPVLMTLLCRLFYKSETDMDDFVAYYHMSNALSVNGMQIFEEKSVHSGNKNKYKCLRKSKKFMAPHATVCSSPGLLRLATYHYQTGNYIKTLEMCGHVISSWNIFVDGPISGEVLQRYEHLYCGRSFHLLHKCQQVFLSTIEFSLNSLQTCPLQLHPELQQSEMGIVSIPPLPYALFLSFLCYHELGDTRRRGSALRQLQTEKRDKYQGVNDVWIVHNLLGICYEMIGDYTSASTEYRDSLGGDRPDQHENPARDRIERLERSH; encoded by the exons ATGTCGGACCAGGGGGAGCTGTACGGGGACTCCTGGATATTGTACCACGTCCTGGATAGGTTGATGGGGAACCAGGAGATGGTTGCTATCAGGAGGAAGCTGGAACTTATAAAGGAACAAATACTGAATACTAGCATCCCacat acaaataaaattggGACAGGAAGTAAGGCAGAAGGAGTGGACAACCTGGGCTCGGACAGTGattatatgataattaataaTACTGTGGTAGTTATATGTCCGGGTCAGGACACTAGTAGCAGATCAGATATTGCTGATAAAACTGTATTTATTATGCGAGATGCCAACAGTCGACCTGGATATGTAAAGTTAGAGCTGGATAGACTTGGAGATAGGGTCATTAACATAATAATTCAATCAATCGTCCCTGTATATGATTTAAAGTTCATATCCAGTGATATGTATAAGGAGTCGTTTACGGATTTCAACAGATATTTGTATCAAATACCTGCACAAACACATGGACCTGCTACTACTTTGTTAAATACACAAAGCAAAATTGGTACGGATATTGATTACGTATATGGATTCAGATGTAATAGTTGGCCAAGGGAAGCTGATGAGTGGGTGAGTAGACCACGGTTACATGGATGGCCAGGTAAAGGTCTGATAGATCAAATTGTAGAAGACGGTTGTTATCTTGTCCCTGTGGGAGACAGAACATCCCCCGACACATTCCTTCAGTGGAGAATTTCTTTCGCACCTGCGGAATGCAAACTCATTCATTCTGTGAGCCATGTTCAGTTCCTAGTGTATTGTCTTCTCAAATACTTCTTAAAACAGATATCCGGCATGTTGAAACAGATCTATGGAGATGAAGATATTCTGTCATCCTATATCATTAAAACAGTTTTGTTCCATGCATTAGAATCCACCCCAAAATCGTTTTGGCAAGAAAAGAATATCTTTTTGTGCTTCTTGCtatgtttgaatattttgacaTCGTGGGTAAAAACGGCATACTGTCCTAACTACTTCATTAGCAAAAACAACATGTTCTTAGGGAAAGTTCATGGGGATATTCAGGAAAATCTCCTTCATTTCCTCGTCTATCTACACGATATGGGATGGGGATGTCTGTCAATAGGAACATTCTTCAGACAATCAATAGGTCAGTTTATCCGTCATGTAAAACACGGAGACTGGGAAATAGTTCTGGCTACACCGGCCGAGTTAGAACGCGATTGTGATTTTGAAATCATGCGGCAAACAATCACACTCAATGTAGGTGTAAATGAGACATTTCCTGTACTAATGACACTCCTTTGTAGACTCTTTTACAAATCAGAAACGGATATGGATGACTTTGTTGCTTACTATCATATGAGTAACGCATTGTCAGTGAACGGGATGCAGATATTTGAGGAGAAAAGTGTTCACAgtggaaataaaaataaatacaaatgtctTAGGAAATCTAAGAAGTTTATGGCACCCCATGCCACGGTGTGCTCCAGTCCCGGTCTACTGCGGTTAGCAACGTATCACTATCAGACCGGGAATTACATCAAAACACTGGAAATGTGTGGACACGTGATCTCATCATGGAACATTTTTGTTGATGGTCCTATTAGTGGAGAGGTACTACAGAGGTATGAACATCTCTACTGTGGGCGTAGCTTTCACCTTCTACATAAATGTCAGCAGGTGTTTTTGTCCAcaattgaattttcattaaataGTTTACAGACGTGTCCGTTACAGTTACATCCTGAGCTACAACAAAGTGAGATGGGCATTGTCAGCATACCCCCACTGCCCTACGCCTTGTTCCTGTCGTTCCTGTGCTACCATGAGCTTGGTGATACAAGAAGACGTGGTTCAGCACTACGTCAACTCCAGACCGAGAAGCGTGATAAGTACCAAGGAGTGAATGATGTGTGGATTGTCCACAACCTCCTGGGGATCTGTTACGAAATGATCGGGGACTATACCAGTGCTTCGACGGAATACAGAGACTCTCTTGGCGGGGATCGACCTGACCAACACGAAAATCCCGCCCGAGACAGAATAGAACGCCTTGAACGTTCACATTGA